A single window of Senegalia massiliensis DNA harbors:
- a CDS encoding DMT family transporter produces the protein MIKNKNKIVYLAAVIFSIITGLSYFLNKVALETSEPIDILAHRFTSAFLGLLIGILFGFIKVNLTKEKIKKILPLALFNPLLYFGLQTTGLQYATSAEGGILLASSPIFTLLLASYFLKEKSTLSQKIFMILSVSGVVYITIMKGVTFDLNNILGVILLLLSAISIASYNVVGRVLNKNFSNMEISFVMISISFIIYNIIAIVKHIMSNDLLNYFTPFTNIDFTISVVYLGVLSSLVSSLINNYVLSNIEASKMSVFANLGTVISIFAGVIFLNENLYYYHIIGSIFIIGGVLGVNFSENIKFKRVRYNKSTIH, from the coding sequence ATGATAAAAAATAAAAATAAAATAGTATATTTAGCAGCTGTAATATTTTCTATAATTACAGGACTATCTTATTTTTTAAATAAAGTTGCTCTTGAAACTTCAGAACCTATAGATATATTAGCCCATAGGTTTACTTCAGCATTTTTAGGACTTTTAATAGGCATATTATTTGGGTTTATAAAAGTGAATTTAACAAAAGAAAAAATTAAAAAAATATTACCTCTTGCACTTTTTAATCCATTATTATATTTTGGACTCCAGACAACAGGACTTCAGTATGCTACTTCAGCTGAAGGAGGAATATTGCTAGCATCATCACCAATATTTACATTACTATTAGCTTCTTATTTTTTAAAAGAAAAAAGTACATTAAGTCAAAAAATATTCATGATTTTATCTGTATCTGGAGTTGTTTATATAACTATTATGAAAGGTGTAACATTTGATCTTAATAATATTTTAGGGGTAATACTTTTACTTTTATCAGCAATATCAATTGCATCATATAATGTAGTTGGTAGAGTACTTAATAAGAATTTTTCAAATATGGAAATAAGCTTTGTTATGATATCTATTAGTTTTATAATATATAATATTATTGCTATAGTAAAACATATAATGTCAAATGATTTATTAAATTATTTTACTCCATTTACAAACATAGATTTCACTATTTCTGTAGTATATCTTGGAGTATTATCTTCTTTGGTTTCATCGCTTATTAATAATTATGTGTTATCAAATATTGAGGCTTCAAAAATGAGTGTATTTGCTAATTTAGGGACGGTTATATCTATATTTGCAGGAGTTATATTTTTAAATGAGAATTTATATTATTATCATATTATAGGATCCATTTTTATAATTGGTGGAGTATTAGGGGTTAATTTTAGTGAAAATATAAAATTTAAAAGAGTACGATACAATAAAAGTACAATTCATTAA